Proteins encoded within one genomic window of Manis pentadactyla isolate mManPen7 chromosome 4, mManPen7.hap1, whole genome shotgun sequence:
- the SRCIN1 gene encoding SRC kinase signaling inhibitor 1 isoform X6 translates to MLVKAEGAGRVPPQLGWQGWQGPVGCVRLLVRAPNSPTPPHAALAVPPALCPGLVGEDSRGQLPICQGGGWTKGPRVPRGARAPACSRREASRTLFPLFKVSRSGAEQPPHAVCGRCRVPARVPDPGGRGRRGQRGPALLQRGAGAHVGAAAHGDRRPEPGGAQRAPEGGCRPQARCLHGPPEEQVPPARPRSAGPAGQDARAAKLLEFQGCLSPLPTPYLLRVPGKPRPQEVGECSCSHTASLQSRRHSCTRSSRHTQGAQPGLADQAAKLSYASAESLETMSEAELPLGFSRMNRFRQSLPLSRSASQTKLRSPGVLFLQFGEETRRVHITHEVSSLDTLHALIAHMFPQKLTMGMLKSPNTAILIKDEARNVFYELEDVRDIQDRSIIKIYRKEPLYAAFPGSHLTNGDLRREMVYASRESSPTRRLNNLSPAPHLASSSPPPGLPSGLPTGLPSGSPSRSRLSYAGGRPPSYAGSPVHHAAERLGGAPAAQGVSPSPSAILERRDVKPDEDLAGKAGGMVLVKGEGLYADPYGLLHEGRLSLAAAAGDPFAYPGAGGLYKRGSVRSLSTYSAAALQSDLEDSLYKAAGSGPLYGDGYGFRLPPSSPQKLTDVAAPPGGPQPPHSPYSGPPSRGSPVRQSFRKDSGSSSVFAESPGGKTRSAGGSSTAGAPPPELFPGPGDRPLAGFGTPVPAKDTETRERMEAMEKQIASLTGLVQSALLRGSEPETPSEKIEGSNGAATPSAPCGSGGRSSGATPVSGPPPPSASSTPAGQPTAISRLQMQLHLRGLQNSTSDLRGQLQQLRKLQLQNLESLRVLLKGTEAELSMRVSEAARRQEDPLQRQRTLVEEERLRYLNDEELITQQLNDLEKSVEKIQRDVSHNHRLVPGPELEEKALVLKQLGETLTELKAHFPGLQSKMRVVLRVEVEAVKFLKEEPQRLDGLLKRCRGVTDTLAQIRRQVDEGVWPPPNSLLNQSPKKVMAETDFNKTLDFEMPPPSPPLNLHELSGSAEGAPTTPKGINPTKGLDTPGKRSMDKAVSVEAAERDWEEKRAALTQYSAKDINRLLEETQAELLKAIPDLDCASKAHPGLAPTPDHKPPKVPHGQKAAPRTEPSGRRGSDELTVPRYRTEKPSKSPPPPPPRRSFPSSHGLTTTRTGEVVVTSKKDSAFIKKAESEELEVQKPQVKLRRTVSEVARPASTPPIMASAIKDEDDEDRIIAELEVFERSSVSSLPPTPRRQLIPTLLSPQDLGFPVGSAPGPTWKAAPGPKAFCIPRIILTECAPNPPSPPEDRLEELTPTPRPRTLAGSKRGWDGPQALPGIVATASQPRSSWVPEKEGAVLKRLEIGGCSPEEGGAGVPGPQRPALDGTQKPSTAETHVGETPRDSEQGAHPCRRECNGQPAVGPGCTTRGTTTQRMDSLEEMLRELEATLSQMGTALTAGPPGGPPFPSPGAQVVASALSSPPAFTLPSLILRALSSHRPSLSSCHSPGSLAPGSICGQSPREAGKLAYPGIRPTRPRRDQRPPLCSVSVNQQIKFSPPSPTPRSPRPVLSDSLSLIFLPAPLDSF, encoded by the exons ATCCGGAGCGGAGCAGCCCCCCCATGCTGTCTGCGGACGATGCCGAGTACCCGCGAGAGTACCGGACcctggggggcgggggcggcgggggcAGCGGGGGCCGGCGCTTCTCCAACGTGGGGCTGGTGCACACGTCGGAGCGGCGGCACACGGTGATCGCCGCCCAGAGCCTGGAGGCGCTCAGCGGGCTCCAGAAGGCGGATGCCGACCGCAAGCGCGATGCCTTCATGGACCACCTGAAGAGCAAGTACCCCCAGCACGCCCTCGCTCTGCGGGGCCAGCAGGACAGGATGCGAGAGCAG CCAAACTACTGGAGTTTCAAG GGTGCCTGAGTCCTTTGCCCACTCCTTATCTGCTCCGTGTCCCAGGGAAGCCAAGGCCCCAAGAGGTTGGGGAATGCTCCTGCAGCCACACAGCGAGTCTGCAATCCAGGAGacactcctgt ACCCGCAGCTCGCGCCACACTCAGGGAGCCCAGCCTGGGCTGGCAGATCAGGCAGCCAAACTGTCATACGCCTCAGCTGAGTCACTGGAGACCATGTCGGAGGCGGAGCTGCCCCTGGGTTTTAGTAGGATGAACCGCTTCCGACAGAGCCTGCCCCTCTCCCGCTCTGCCAGCCAGACCAAGCTGCGCTCACCAG GGGTGCTGTTCCTGCAGTTCGGGGAGGAGACTCGGCGTGTGCACATCACGCACGAGGTCAGCAGCCTGGACACGCTGCACGCACTCATCGCTCACATGTTCCCGCAGAAGCTCACCATGGGCATGCTTAAGTCGCCCAACACCGCCATCCTCATCAAAGACGAGGCTCGCAACGTTTTCTACGAGCTGGAGGACGTCCG GGACATCCAAGACCGCAGTATTATTAAGATCTATAGAAAGGAGCCACTCTACGCCGCCTTTCCTGGCTCACATCTCACCAACGGGGACCTCCGG agagagatggtgTATGCGTCGCGTGAGTCGTCCCCCACCCGGCGCCTCAACAACCTGTCGCCGGCCCCGCACCTGGCGTCCAGCTCGCCGCCACCGGGACTACCGTCCGGGCTGCCAACCGGGCTGCCGTCGGGTTCACCGTCGCGCTCGCGCCTCTCCTACGCCGGGGGCCGCCCTCCCTCCTACGCAGGGAGCCCGGTACATCACGCGGCCGAGCGGCTGGGAGGTGCCCCAGCCGCCCAGGGCGTCAGTCCCAGCCCCAGCGCCATCCTGGAGCGGCGCGACGTGAAGCCAGATGAGGACCTGGCGGGCAAGGCTGGCGGCATGGTGCTGGTGAAGGGCGAGGGCCTCTACGCCGACCCCTATGGGTTGCTGCACGAGGGCCGCCTGAGCTTGGCAGCGGCCGCTGGCGACCCATTTGCCTACCCCGGCGCCGGCGGCCTCTACAAGCGCGGCTCGGTGCGCTCTCTCAGCACCTACTCCGCCGCCGCGCTGCAGTCCGACCTGGAGGACTCGCTGTACAAGGCGGCGGGTAGCGGCCCGCTCTACGGCGACGGCTACGGCTTCCGCCTGCCGCCCTCGTCGCCGCAGAAGCTGACCGACGTGGCGGCGCCTCCCGGAGGCCCCCAGCCCCCGCACAGCCCCTACTCAGGGCCGCCCAGTCGCGGCTCGCCGGTGCGCCAGTCCTTCCGCAAAGACTCGGGCTCCTCATCGGTCTTCGCAGAGAGCCCTGGGGGCAAGACCCGCAGCGCCGGGGGCTCCTCGACGGCCGGAGCTCCTCCTCCTGAGCTCTTCCCCGGGCCTGGGGACCGCCCGCTCGCTGGGTTTGGGACGCCTGTGCCAGCCAAGGACACGGAGACCAG GGAGCGCATGGAGGCCATGGAAAAGCAGATTGCCAGTCTCACAGGCCTGGTGCAGAGTGCCCTACTGCGAGGCTCAGAGCCTGAGACCCCCAG TGAGAAGATTGAAGGCTCCAACGGAGCAGCCACCCCTTCAGCAC CCTGTGGGTCAGGTGGCCGGAGCAGCGGGGCCACCCCAGTGTCCGGTCCTCCTCCACCATCAGCCAGCAGCACCCCTGCAGGGCAACCTACAGCCATCAGCCGTTTGCAGATGCAGCTGCACCTGCGTGGCCTGCAGAACAGCACCAGTGACCTGCGCGGCCAACTACAGCAATTGCGTAAACTCCAG CTCCAGAACTTGGAGTCGTTGCGCGTGTTGCTGAAGGGCACGGAGGCGGAGCTGAGCATGCGCGTGTCGGAGGCGGCGCGGCGGCAGGAGGACCCGCTGCAGCGGCAGCGCACCCTGGTGGAGGAGGAGCGGCTGCGCTACCTCAACGACGAGGAGCTCATTACCCAGCAGCTCAA TGACCTGGAAAAGTCAGTGGAGAAGATCCAGAGGGACGTGTCCCACAACCACCGGCTGGTGCCTGGGCCCGAGCTGGAGGAGAAGGCACTGGTGCTGAAGCAGCTTGGGGAGACACTGACTGAGCTCAAGG CTCACTTCCCAGGTCTGCAGAGCAAGATGCGGGTTGTGCTGCGTGTGGAGGTGGAGGCTGTGAAGTTCCTGAAGGAGGAGCCACAGCGCCTGGATGGGCTACTCAAGCGCTGCCGTGGGGTCACAGACACGCTGGCCCAGATCCGAAG GCAAGTGGATGAGGGTGTGTGGCCACCCCCTAACAGCCTCCTGAACCAGTCCCCCAAGAAGGTGATGGCTGAGACTGACTTCAACAAGACCTTGGACTTTGAAATGCCACCCCCGAGCCCTCCACTGAACCTCCATGAACTGAGTGGGTCGGCTGAGGGAGCCCCGACTACCCCCAAGGGGATCAACCCCACCAAAGGCCTGGACACTCCTGGCAAGAGAAGCATGGACAAGGCTGTGTCTGTTGAG GCTGCTGAGCGGGACTGGGAGGAGAAGCGGGCAGCCCTGACCCAGTACAGTGCCAAGGACATCAACCGGCTGCTGGAAGAGACACAGGCGGAGCTGCTGAAGGCCATCCCTGACCTGGACTGTGCGAGCAAGGCCCACCCGGGCCTGGCCCCCACCCCTGACCACAAGCCCCCCAAGGTCCCCCACGGCCAGAAGGCAGCCCCCCGGACGGAGCCCAGTGGGAGGAGGGGCTCAG ACGAGCTGACCGTGCCCCGGTACCGCACAGAGAAGCCGTCCAAGTCACCCCCGCCACCCCCTCCACGCCGGAGCTTCCCGTCCTCCCACGGCCTGACCACCACGCGCACTGGGGAGGTTGTGGTCACCAGCAAGAAGGACTCAGCCTTCATCAAG AAGGCTGAGTCCGAGGAGCTGGAGGTGCAGAAGCCCCAAGTGAAGCTGCGCCGGACAGTGTCCGAGGTGGCCCGCCCAGCCTCCACGCCGCCCATCATGGCCTCTGCCATCAAGGATGAGGACGATGAGGACCGCATCATTGCAGAGCTGGAG GTGTTTGAAAGAAGCTCAGTGTCTTCCCTACCCCCCACGCCCCGCCGCCAGCTGATCCCCACCTTGCTGTCCCCCCAGGATCTGGGGTTCCCTGTGGGCTCAGCCCCGGGCCCTACGTGGAAG gCTGCTCCAGGCCCTAAAGCCTTCTGCATCCCTCGGATCATCTTGACGGAGTGTGCCCctaaccctccctccccaccagaaGACAGGCTTGAAGAACTGACTCCCACCCCAAGACCCCGGACCCTGGCTGGCAGCAAGAGGGGCTGGGATGGCCCACAGGCCCTGCCAGGCATAGTGGCCACGGCTTCccagcccaggagcagctgggTGCCTGAGAAGGAAGGGGCAGTTCTGAAGAGACTGGAGATAGGGGGTTGCAGCCCAGAGGAGGGAGGAGCTGGGGTCCCTGGTCCTCAGAGACCAGCCCTGGACGGGACTCAGAAGCCCTCCACTGCTGAGACTCATGTGGGGGAGACCCCCAGGGACTCTGAACAAGGTGCCCACCCCTGCAGGAGGGAGTGCAATGGCCAGCCTGCTGTTGGCCCAGGCTGTACAACGAGAGGTACTACCACTCAACGGATGGACAGCCTGGAAGAGATGCTCCGGGAGCTGGAAGCCACACTGAGCCAGATGGGCACAGCCCTCACTGCGGGGCCCCCTGGTGGCCCCCCATTTCCATCCCCTGGTGCCCAGGTGGTTGCCTCCGCCctgtcctctcctcctgccttcaCGCTCCCGTCTCTCATCTTGAgagccctctcctcccaccggccTTCCCTCAGCTCCTGCCACTCTCCTGGGAGCCTGGCACCAGGCAGCATTTGCGGGCAGAGCCCCAGGGAGGCTGGGAAGCTGGCCTACCCAGGGATCCGCCCAACCAGACCTCGCAGGGACCAGCGCCCTCCCCTCTGCTCTGTATCTGTAAACCAGCAAATAAAGTTCTCTCCCCCTTCTCCAACCCCACGCTCCCCGCGCCCTGTCCTGTCcgactctctgtctctcatttttCTGCCTGCGCCTCTGGATTCATTCTGA
- the SRCIN1 gene encoding SRC kinase signaling inhibitor 1 isoform X5, which translates to MLVKAEGAGRVPPQLGWQGWQGPVGCVRLLVRAPNSPTPPHAALAVPPALCPGLVGEDSRGQLPICQGGGWTKGPRVPRGARAPACSRREASRTLFPLFKVSRSGAEQPPHAVCGRCRVPARVPDPGGRGRRGQRGPALLQRGAGAHVGAAAHGDRRPEPGGAQRAPEGGCRPQARCLHGPPEEQVPPARPRSAGPAGQDARAAAKLLEFQGCLSPLPTPYLLRVPGKPRPQEVGECSCSHTASLQSRRHSCTRSSRHTQGAQPGLADQAAKLSYASAESLETMSEAELPLGFSRMNRFRQSLPLSRSASQTKLRSPGVLFLQFGEETRRVHITHEVSSLDTLHALIAHMFPQKLTMGMLKSPNTAILIKDEARNVFYELEDVRDIQDRSIIKIYRKEPLYAAFPGSHLTNGDLRREMVYASRESSPTRRLNNLSPAPHLASSSPPPGLPSGLPTGLPSGSPSRSRLSYAGGRPPSYAGSPVHHAAERLGGAPAAQGVSPSPSAILERRDVKPDEDLAGKAGGMVLVKGEGLYADPYGLLHEGRLSLAAAAGDPFAYPGAGGLYKRGSVRSLSTYSAAALQSDLEDSLYKAAGSGPLYGDGYGFRLPPSSPQKLTDVAAPPGGPQPPHSPYSGPPSRGSPVRQSFRKDSGSSSVFAESPGGKTRSAGGSSTAGAPPPELFPGPGDRPLAGFGTPVPAKDTETRERMEAMEKQIASLTGLVQSALLRGSEPETPSEKIEGSNGAATPSAPCGSGGRSSGATPVSGPPPPSASSTPAGQPTAISRLQMQLHLRGLQNSTSDLRGQLQQLRKLQLQNLESLRVLLKGTEAELSMRVSEAARRQEDPLQRQRTLVEEERLRYLNDEELITQQLNDLEKSVEKIQRDVSHNHRLVPGPELEEKALVLKQLGETLTELKAHFPGLQSKMRVVLRVEVEAVKFLKEEPQRLDGLLKRCRGVTDTLAQIRRQVDEGVWPPPNSLLNQSPKKVMAETDFNKTLDFEMPPPSPPLNLHELSGSAEGAPTTPKGINPTKGLDTPGKRSMDKAVSVEAAERDWEEKRAALTQYSAKDINRLLEETQAELLKAIPDLDCASKAHPGLAPTPDHKPPKVPHGQKAAPRTEPSGRRGSDELTVPRYRTEKPSKSPPPPPPRRSFPSSHGLTTTRTGEVVVTSKKDSAFIKKAESEELEVQKPQVKLRRTVSEVARPASTPPIMASAIKDEDDEDRIIAELEVFERSSVSSLPPTPRRQLIPTLLSPQDLGFPVGSAPGPTWKAAPGPKAFCIPRIILTECAPNPPSPPEDRLEELTPTPRPRTLAGSKRGWDGPQALPGIVATASQPRSSWVPEKEGAVLKRLEIGGCSPEEGGAGVPGPQRPALDGTQKPSTAETHVGETPRDSEQGAHPCRRECNGQPAVGPGCTTRGTTTQRMDSLEEMLRELEATLSQMGTALTAGPPGGPPFPSPGAQVVASALSSPPAFTLPSLILRALSSHRPSLSSCHSPGSLAPGSICGQSPREAGKLAYPGIRPTRPRRDQRPPLCSVSVNQQIKFSPPSPTPRSPRPVLSDSLSLIFLPAPLDSF; encoded by the exons ATCCGGAGCGGAGCAGCCCCCCCATGCTGTCTGCGGACGATGCCGAGTACCCGCGAGAGTACCGGACcctggggggcgggggcggcgggggcAGCGGGGGCCGGCGCTTCTCCAACGTGGGGCTGGTGCACACGTCGGAGCGGCGGCACACGGTGATCGCCGCCCAGAGCCTGGAGGCGCTCAGCGGGCTCCAGAAGGCGGATGCCGACCGCAAGCGCGATGCCTTCATGGACCACCTGAAGAGCAAGTACCCCCAGCACGCCCTCGCTCTGCGGGGCCAGCAGGACAGGATGCGAGAGCAG CAGCCAAACTACTGGAGTTTCAAG GGTGCCTGAGTCCTTTGCCCACTCCTTATCTGCTCCGTGTCCCAGGGAAGCCAAGGCCCCAAGAGGTTGGGGAATGCTCCTGCAGCCACACAGCGAGTCTGCAATCCAGGAGacactcctgt ACCCGCAGCTCGCGCCACACTCAGGGAGCCCAGCCTGGGCTGGCAGATCAGGCAGCCAAACTGTCATACGCCTCAGCTGAGTCACTGGAGACCATGTCGGAGGCGGAGCTGCCCCTGGGTTTTAGTAGGATGAACCGCTTCCGACAGAGCCTGCCCCTCTCCCGCTCTGCCAGCCAGACCAAGCTGCGCTCACCAG GGGTGCTGTTCCTGCAGTTCGGGGAGGAGACTCGGCGTGTGCACATCACGCACGAGGTCAGCAGCCTGGACACGCTGCACGCACTCATCGCTCACATGTTCCCGCAGAAGCTCACCATGGGCATGCTTAAGTCGCCCAACACCGCCATCCTCATCAAAGACGAGGCTCGCAACGTTTTCTACGAGCTGGAGGACGTCCG GGACATCCAAGACCGCAGTATTATTAAGATCTATAGAAAGGAGCCACTCTACGCCGCCTTTCCTGGCTCACATCTCACCAACGGGGACCTCCGG agagagatggtgTATGCGTCGCGTGAGTCGTCCCCCACCCGGCGCCTCAACAACCTGTCGCCGGCCCCGCACCTGGCGTCCAGCTCGCCGCCACCGGGACTACCGTCCGGGCTGCCAACCGGGCTGCCGTCGGGTTCACCGTCGCGCTCGCGCCTCTCCTACGCCGGGGGCCGCCCTCCCTCCTACGCAGGGAGCCCGGTACATCACGCGGCCGAGCGGCTGGGAGGTGCCCCAGCCGCCCAGGGCGTCAGTCCCAGCCCCAGCGCCATCCTGGAGCGGCGCGACGTGAAGCCAGATGAGGACCTGGCGGGCAAGGCTGGCGGCATGGTGCTGGTGAAGGGCGAGGGCCTCTACGCCGACCCCTATGGGTTGCTGCACGAGGGCCGCCTGAGCTTGGCAGCGGCCGCTGGCGACCCATTTGCCTACCCCGGCGCCGGCGGCCTCTACAAGCGCGGCTCGGTGCGCTCTCTCAGCACCTACTCCGCCGCCGCGCTGCAGTCCGACCTGGAGGACTCGCTGTACAAGGCGGCGGGTAGCGGCCCGCTCTACGGCGACGGCTACGGCTTCCGCCTGCCGCCCTCGTCGCCGCAGAAGCTGACCGACGTGGCGGCGCCTCCCGGAGGCCCCCAGCCCCCGCACAGCCCCTACTCAGGGCCGCCCAGTCGCGGCTCGCCGGTGCGCCAGTCCTTCCGCAAAGACTCGGGCTCCTCATCGGTCTTCGCAGAGAGCCCTGGGGGCAAGACCCGCAGCGCCGGGGGCTCCTCGACGGCCGGAGCTCCTCCTCCTGAGCTCTTCCCCGGGCCTGGGGACCGCCCGCTCGCTGGGTTTGGGACGCCTGTGCCAGCCAAGGACACGGAGACCAG GGAGCGCATGGAGGCCATGGAAAAGCAGATTGCCAGTCTCACAGGCCTGGTGCAGAGTGCCCTACTGCGAGGCTCAGAGCCTGAGACCCCCAG TGAGAAGATTGAAGGCTCCAACGGAGCAGCCACCCCTTCAGCAC CCTGTGGGTCAGGTGGCCGGAGCAGCGGGGCCACCCCAGTGTCCGGTCCTCCTCCACCATCAGCCAGCAGCACCCCTGCAGGGCAACCTACAGCCATCAGCCGTTTGCAGATGCAGCTGCACCTGCGTGGCCTGCAGAACAGCACCAGTGACCTGCGCGGCCAACTACAGCAATTGCGTAAACTCCAG CTCCAGAACTTGGAGTCGTTGCGCGTGTTGCTGAAGGGCACGGAGGCGGAGCTGAGCATGCGCGTGTCGGAGGCGGCGCGGCGGCAGGAGGACCCGCTGCAGCGGCAGCGCACCCTGGTGGAGGAGGAGCGGCTGCGCTACCTCAACGACGAGGAGCTCATTACCCAGCAGCTCAA TGACCTGGAAAAGTCAGTGGAGAAGATCCAGAGGGACGTGTCCCACAACCACCGGCTGGTGCCTGGGCCCGAGCTGGAGGAGAAGGCACTGGTGCTGAAGCAGCTTGGGGAGACACTGACTGAGCTCAAGG CTCACTTCCCAGGTCTGCAGAGCAAGATGCGGGTTGTGCTGCGTGTGGAGGTGGAGGCTGTGAAGTTCCTGAAGGAGGAGCCACAGCGCCTGGATGGGCTACTCAAGCGCTGCCGTGGGGTCACAGACACGCTGGCCCAGATCCGAAG GCAAGTGGATGAGGGTGTGTGGCCACCCCCTAACAGCCTCCTGAACCAGTCCCCCAAGAAGGTGATGGCTGAGACTGACTTCAACAAGACCTTGGACTTTGAAATGCCACCCCCGAGCCCTCCACTGAACCTCCATGAACTGAGTGGGTCGGCTGAGGGAGCCCCGACTACCCCCAAGGGGATCAACCCCACCAAAGGCCTGGACACTCCTGGCAAGAGAAGCATGGACAAGGCTGTGTCTGTTGAG GCTGCTGAGCGGGACTGGGAGGAGAAGCGGGCAGCCCTGACCCAGTACAGTGCCAAGGACATCAACCGGCTGCTGGAAGAGACACAGGCGGAGCTGCTGAAGGCCATCCCTGACCTGGACTGTGCGAGCAAGGCCCACCCGGGCCTGGCCCCCACCCCTGACCACAAGCCCCCCAAGGTCCCCCACGGCCAGAAGGCAGCCCCCCGGACGGAGCCCAGTGGGAGGAGGGGCTCAG ACGAGCTGACCGTGCCCCGGTACCGCACAGAGAAGCCGTCCAAGTCACCCCCGCCACCCCCTCCACGCCGGAGCTTCCCGTCCTCCCACGGCCTGACCACCACGCGCACTGGGGAGGTTGTGGTCACCAGCAAGAAGGACTCAGCCTTCATCAAG AAGGCTGAGTCCGAGGAGCTGGAGGTGCAGAAGCCCCAAGTGAAGCTGCGCCGGACAGTGTCCGAGGTGGCCCGCCCAGCCTCCACGCCGCCCATCATGGCCTCTGCCATCAAGGATGAGGACGATGAGGACCGCATCATTGCAGAGCTGGAG GTGTTTGAAAGAAGCTCAGTGTCTTCCCTACCCCCCACGCCCCGCCGCCAGCTGATCCCCACCTTGCTGTCCCCCCAGGATCTGGGGTTCCCTGTGGGCTCAGCCCCGGGCCCTACGTGGAAG gCTGCTCCAGGCCCTAAAGCCTTCTGCATCCCTCGGATCATCTTGACGGAGTGTGCCCctaaccctccctccccaccagaaGACAGGCTTGAAGAACTGACTCCCACCCCAAGACCCCGGACCCTGGCTGGCAGCAAGAGGGGCTGGGATGGCCCACAGGCCCTGCCAGGCATAGTGGCCACGGCTTCccagcccaggagcagctgggTGCCTGAGAAGGAAGGGGCAGTTCTGAAGAGACTGGAGATAGGGGGTTGCAGCCCAGAGGAGGGAGGAGCTGGGGTCCCTGGTCCTCAGAGACCAGCCCTGGACGGGACTCAGAAGCCCTCCACTGCTGAGACTCATGTGGGGGAGACCCCCAGGGACTCTGAACAAGGTGCCCACCCCTGCAGGAGGGAGTGCAATGGCCAGCCTGCTGTTGGCCCAGGCTGTACAACGAGAGGTACTACCACTCAACGGATGGACAGCCTGGAAGAGATGCTCCGGGAGCTGGAAGCCACACTGAGCCAGATGGGCACAGCCCTCACTGCGGGGCCCCCTGGTGGCCCCCCATTTCCATCCCCTGGTGCCCAGGTGGTTGCCTCCGCCctgtcctctcctcctgccttcaCGCTCCCGTCTCTCATCTTGAgagccctctcctcccaccggccTTCCCTCAGCTCCTGCCACTCTCCTGGGAGCCTGGCACCAGGCAGCATTTGCGGGCAGAGCCCCAGGGAGGCTGGGAAGCTGGCCTACCCAGGGATCCGCCCAACCAGACCTCGCAGGGACCAGCGCCCTCCCCTCTGCTCTGTATCTGTAAACCAGCAAATAAAGTTCTCTCCCCCTTCTCCAACCCCACGCTCCCCGCGCCCTGTCCTGTCcgactctctgtctctcatttttCTGCCTGCGCCTCTGGATTCATTCTGA